One window from the genome of Gammaproteobacteria bacterium encodes:
- the lysA gene encoding Diaminopimelate decarboxylase, translated as MDHFFYQEGRLYCESVPLDEIAERFGTPCYVYSRATLERHWRAFSHPLAAHEHLICYAVKANSSLGILSLLAHLGSGFDIVSGGELERVLVAGGDPRKVVFSGVGKRIEEMRRALEVGIHCFNVESLAELERLNQVAGTMGCRAPVSLRVNPDVDAGTHPYIATGLKESKFGIPMVEAEGIYQRAAALPNLRLLGVDCHIGSQLTTLAPFTDALERILGLVDRLKKLGISLSHLDIGGGLGITYHQEQPPDPDTYAATLLQALHNRSLVLIIEPGRAIVGNAGVLLTRVEYLKHTPHKNFAIVDAAMNDLARPALYQAWHDIIPVTPRTDLPTSCYDIVGPVCETGDFLGHERHLVLSAGDLLAIRSAGAYGFSMSSNYNSRPRAAEVLVDNSKVHHLRTRETVADLLAGERVFPFHYGS; from the coding sequence ATGGACCATTTTTTTTATCAAGAAGGGCGGTTGTACTGCGAGTCTGTGCCGCTCGATGAGATCGCCGAACGTTTTGGTACTCCTTGCTATGTCTACTCGCGCGCCACCCTCGAACGTCACTGGCGGGCTTTCTCGCACCCGCTCGCTGCTCATGAACATCTGATTTGCTACGCGGTCAAGGCCAATTCCAGTCTTGGGATCTTAAGCCTGCTGGCGCACTTGGGTTCCGGATTCGACATTGTTTCCGGAGGTGAGCTGGAACGGGTATTGGTCGCTGGCGGTGATCCACGCAAAGTAGTCTTTTCCGGGGTAGGCAAGCGCATTGAGGAAATGCGCCGTGCGTTGGAGGTCGGGATTCATTGCTTTAACGTCGAATCGCTGGCCGAGCTGGAACGTTTGAATCAGGTGGCGGGGACGATGGGCTGTCGCGCTCCAGTGTCGCTACGGGTCAATCCTGACGTTGACGCAGGCACTCATCCCTACATTGCTACTGGGTTGAAGGAGAGTAAATTCGGCATCCCCATGGTCGAGGCCGAAGGTATTTACCAGCGTGCCGCAGCCTTGCCTAATCTACGCTTGTTGGGGGTGGACTGTCACATCGGTTCCCAGCTAACGACGCTTGCGCCCTTTACCGATGCGCTAGAGCGCATTCTAGGGCTGGTTGACCGTCTGAAAAAGTTGGGGATTTCTCTTTCTCACCTGGATATCGGCGGTGGATTGGGGATCACCTATCACCAAGAACAGCCGCCTGATCCAGATACTTATGCTGCCACCCTCCTGCAAGCCCTGCATAATCGTTCCCTGGTATTAATCATCGAGCCGGGGCGAGCCATTGTCGGCAATGCCGGCGTTCTGCTCACCCGAGTTGAATACCTTAAGCATACTCCTCATAAAAATTTCGCCATTGTCGATGCCGCCATGAACGATCTTGCGCGTCCTGCGCTGTATCAAGCTTGGCACGACATCATCCCGGTGACGCCACGGACGGACTTACCGACCAGTTGCTACGACATTGTGGGGCCGGTATGCGAAACCGGTGATTTTCTAGGTCACGAACGTCACTTGGTGTTAAGTGCCGGTGACCTGTTAGCGATACGCTCGGCTGGGGCCTATGGATTTTCGATGAGTTCAAATTACAACTCTCGTCCGCGAGCTGCCGAGGTACTGGTAGATAACTCCAAGGTTCACCACCTGCGGACTCGCGAAACCGTAGCCGATCTTCTCGCGGGTGAACGGGTTTTTCCGTTTCATTATGGAAGCTAG